In Abyssisolibacter fermentans, a genomic segment contains:
- a CDS encoding PTS lactose/cellobiose transporter subunit IIA: protein MEQIVLDLILYSGDARSYAMEAIQAAKGGDFNKAQELMSKSNEKLDEAHKVQTTLIQSEAGGNKTEFSLLLVHAQDHLMTSITLNTLALEIIDLHKKIAK, encoded by the coding sequence ATGGAGCAGATTGTATTAGATCTTATTTTATATAGTGGAGATGCTAGGAGCTATGCTATGGAAGCTATACAAGCGGCAAAGGGCGGAGATTTTAACAAAGCACAGGAGCTTATGAGCAAGTCCAATGAAAAGCTAGATGAAGCTCATAAAGTTCAAACAACTTTAATTCAATCAGAAGCTGGCGGTAATAAGACAGAATTTTCACTACTTCTTGTTCATGCACAAGATCATTTAATGACAAGTATAACATTAAACACACTTGCTTTAGAAATTATTGATTTACACAAGAAAATTGCAAAATAG